One Eurosta solidaginis isolate ZX-2024a chromosome 5, ASM4086904v1, whole genome shotgun sequence DNA segment encodes these proteins:
- the ergic53 gene encoding protein ERGIC-53 produces MSAIELSCSWRFLQFVTILLVLVEYRLVQGNVHRRFEYKYSFKPPYLAQKDGTVPFWEYGGNAIASAESVRVAPSLRSQKGGIWTKSPTNFDWWEVEIVFRVSGRGRIGADGLAFWYTTQKGDYNGAVFGSSDRWNGLGLFFDSFDNDNKHNNPYIMAVVNDGTKQFDHQNDGTTQLLSGCLRDFRNKPFPTRARIQYYNNVLTVLFHNGMTNNNEDYEMCLRADGVQLPKNAYFGLTAATGGLADDHDVFHFLTTSLHAPGQIPSDPVKVPENSEKLTQEYKEYQEKLEKQKQEYKKDHPDEVKDDDDWEEFYESENQRELRQIFLGQSQIFEHLRDISRKVDEVIGRQENTLSLVSRSASGAAVQPAGTGGAAGVPPVVTGSASATISRPEVDLLMTNQNTLLATAREIRALLSEVHTRTDTIMQNQQRAPTAQVQAAGYDIQSIIAEMRDGMNQVKQGMAHVGQKLGTPQAGAQTACPRGNCVGVTLFLSVTVVQLLLVFLYTIFKSRSEAQAKKFY; encoded by the exons atgtcagCTATCGAATTGTCGTGCTCCTGGAGATTTCTCCAATTTGTGACAATTTTGCTGGTTCTGGTGGAGTACCGGCTTGTCCAAGGCAATGTACATAGACGGTTCGAGTACAAATATTCATTTAAGCCACCATATTTAGCGCAAAAAGATGGCACAGTGCCGTTTTGGGAATACGGTGGCA ATGCCATTGCCAGTGCGGAAAGTGTACGCGTGGCGCCATCATTGCGTTCGCAAAAGGGTGGCATTTGGACAAAGTCGCCAACAAACTTTGATTGGTGGGAGGTTGAAATAGTCTTCCGGGTATCTGGACGTGGTCGTATTGGTGCTGATGGCCTGGCCTTCTGGTATACCACACAGAAAGGCGATTACAACGGTGCTGTATTTGGTTCATCGGATCGCTGGAACGGCTTAGGCTTATTCTTCGACTCCTTCGATAACGACAACAAGCACAATAATCCATATATTATGGCTGTAGTGAATGATGGAACTAAGCAATTTGATCACCAAAACGATGGCACAACACAACTCTTGTCTGGGTGTTTGCGCGACTTCCGTAACAAACCGTTCCCAACACGTGCGCGCATTCAATACTATAATAATGTTTTGACTGTGCTTTTCCACAATGGCATGACGAACAACAATGAGGATTATGAAATGTGCCTTCGTGCTGATGGTGTACAATTGCCGAAAAATGCTTATTTCGGGCTTACCGCTGCAACTGGAGGTCTAGCAGACGATCACGATGTATTCCATTTCTTGACTACGTCACTGCATGCTCCTGGACAAATACCATCAGACCCAGTGAAAGTTCCAGAGAACTCGGAAAAGTTGACACAGGAATACAAGGAATATCAAGAGAAGCTGGAGAAACAAAAGCAGGAGTATAAGAAAGATCATCCGGATGAG GTAAAAGACGATGATGACTGGGAAGAGTTCTATGAATCGGAAAACCAACGTGAATTGCGACAGATATTTCTGGGACAAAGTCAAATATTTGAACATTTGCGTGATATTTCGCGTAAAGTAGATGAAGTAATAGGTCGCCAAGAGAACACACTGTCACTGGTGTCCAGAAGTGCGAGTGGGGCTGCTGTTCAACCAGCAGGTACAGGTGGCGCTGCGGGCGTGCCACCTGTAGTTACAGGCAGCGCTAGCGCAACGATCAGTCGCCCTGAAGTCGATCTTCTCATGACCAATCAAAACACTCTCCTTGCCACAGCGCGAGAGATTCGTGCATTGCTCAGTGAAGTTCATACACGCACTGATACAATAATGCAGAATCAACAACGTGCACCTACAGCCCAAGTGCAGGCAGCCGGTTATGATATTCAGTCAATAATCGCAGAAATGCGAGACGGCATGAATCAAGTTAAACAAGGAATGGCACATGTTGGACAAAA GCTTGGCACACCACAGGCTGGCGCGCAAACAGCTTGTCCACGCGGCAATTGTGTTGGTGTAACATTGTTCCTAAGTGTAACCGTTGTGCAACTTTTGCTGGTGTTTTTGTACACAATTTTCAA GAGTCGAAGTGAAGCTCAAGCTAAGAAGTTCTACTaa